From Corvus cornix cornix isolate S_Up_H32 chromosome 5, ASM73873v5, whole genome shotgun sequence, the proteins below share one genomic window:
- the THBS1 gene encoding thrombospondin-1 yields the protein MRAIPLKPRAAAGARSVPAAPPQLPPAARLSAPGQSGPPVDIGRRYPEAGADRPDRSSRRLIQRQTFAMGPATALCLLLLVLGGSETKRTAESRSDDNSVFDLFELIGFMRKGAGRRAPGVYLVKGPESSSPAYRIEDASRIPAVPDSKFQDLLDAIHAEKGFILLATLRQAKKSRGTLLSVEQKDGSGHVFSLVSNGKAGSLDLSLSGDGKQQLVSVEDVLLATGHWKNITLFVQEDRAQLYVGCEKMENAELDIPIQNIFTRDLASSARLRIAKGGVNDNFQGLLQNVRFVFGTTLETILRNKGCSSSTSAIITLDNPINGSSPAIRTNYIGHKTKDIQAVCGFSCDELTNMFVELQGLRSMVTTLQDRVRKVTEENEIIAKVVQITPGACIHNGILHKNKEEWTIDSCTECTCQNSATICRKVSCPLMPCSNATVPDGECCPRCWPSDYADDGWSPWSEWTSCSVTCGNGIQQRGRSCDSLNNRCEGSSVQTRTCHLQECDKRFKQDGGWSHWSPWSSCSVTCGTGIITRIRLCNSPVPQLNGKPCEGEARENKACQKDPCPINGNWGPWSPWDACTVTCGGGLQKRSRLCNNPEPQYGGKTCVGEARGTQVCNKQDCPIDGCLSNPCFAGATCTSAPDGSWKCGACPAGYHGDGIHCQDIDECKEVPDACFVFNGVHRCENTEPGYNCLPCPPRFTGTQPFGRSVEDAMSNKQVCKPRNPCTDGTHDCNKNAKCNYLGHFSDPMYRCECKPGYAGNGIICGEDTDLDGWPNENLVCVANATYHCKKDNCPNLPNSGQEDYDKDGIGDACDNDDDDDGIPDDRDNCPFIYNPQQYDYDRDDVGDRCDNCPYNHNPDQTDTDNNGEGDACAIDIDGDGVLNERDNCQYVYNVDQRDTDLDGVGDQCDNCPLEHNPDQEDSDSDRIGDQCDNNQDIDEDGHQNNLDNCPYVPNANQADHDKDGKGDACDHDDDNDGIPDDKDNCRLVANPDQADSDGDGRGDACKDDFDQDSVPDIDDICPENVEISETDFRRFQMIPLDPKGTSQNDPNWVVRHQGKELVQTVNCDPGLAVGFDEFNAVDFSGTFFINTERDDDYAGFVFGYQSSSRFYVVMWKQITQSYWDSTPTKAQGYSGLSIKVVNSTTGPGEHLRNALWHTGNTPGQVRTLWHDPRHIGWKDFTAYRWRLSHRPKTGYIRVVMYEGKKIMADSGPIYDKTYAGGRLGLFVFSQEMVFFSDLKYECRDP from the exons ATGCGAGCCATCCCTTTAAAGCCGCGCGCGGCGGCCGGCGCCCGCAGTGTCCCGGCAGCGCCgccacagctgcctccagctgctcgCCTTTCCGCGCCGGGACAGTCGGGACCGCCCGTGGATATTGGTCGCCGGTACCCGGAGGCCGGCGCTGACCGCCCGGATCGCTCTTCCCGCAG ACTGATTCAGAGACAGACCTTTGCCATGGGACCGGCGACTGctctctgcctccttctcctCGTGCTCGGCGGCTCAGAGACCAAGCGCACTGCAG AGTCCAGGAGTGATGATAACAGTGTCTTCGATCTCTTTGAACTCATTGGCTTCATGCGGAAGGGAGCTGGGCGCCGGGCCCCCGGGGTGTACCTGGTGAAGGGACCAGAATCCTCCAGCCCTGCTTACCGCATTGAAGATGCCAGTCgcatccctgctgtccctgacTCAAAGTTCCAAGACTTATTAGATGCCATCCATGCTGAGAAGGGCTTCATTCTCCTGGCCACTCTTCGGCAagccaagaaaagcagaggcaCACTGCTCTCCGTGGAACAGAAAGATGGCTCTGGTCATGTCTTCAGTCTAGTGTCAAATGGCAAGGCAGGCTCCCTGGACCTGAGCCTTTCTGGTGATGGCAAGCAGCAGTTAGTGTCAGTAGAGGATGTCTTGCTAGCTACAGGACACTGGAAGAATATCACCCTGTTTGTGCAGGAGGACCGAGCTCAGCTCTATGTGGGGTGTGAGAAAATGGAGAATGCTGAACTGGACATCCCCATCCAGAACATCTTCACTAGGGACctggccagcagtgccaggctccGTATTGCCAAAGGGGGAGTCAATGACAACTTCCAG GGTCTGCTGCAGAATGTGCGGTTTGTCTTTGGAACAACTCTGGAAACTATCCTGCGGAACaaaggctgctccagct CCACTAGTGCAATCATTACTTTGGACAACCCCATCAATGGTTCCAGCCCAGCTATCCGCACTAACTACATTGGCCATAAAACAAAGGACATCCAAGCAGTCTGTGGATTTTCCTGTGATGAACTAACAAATATGTTTGTGGAACTGCAAGGGCTGCGGTCCATGGTCACAACACTTCAAGACAGAGTTCGCAAAGTG actgaagaaaatgaaatcattgCCAAAGTAGTCCAGATCACTCCTGGGGCATGCATTCATAATGGAATCttgcacaaaaataaagaggagTGGACTATTGACAGCTGCACTGAATGTACTTGCCAG AACTCTGCCACCATATGCCGGAAAGTGTCCTGTCCTCTCATGCCTTGTTCCAATGCCACCGTGCCTGATGGCGAGTGCTGCCCTCGGTGCTGGC CTAGCGACTATGCAGATGATGGATGGTCTCCTTGGTCTGAGTGGACCTCATGTTCTGTGACCTGTGGTAACGGGATTCAGCAGAGAGGGCGTTCCTGTGACAGTCTCAATAACCGCTGTGAAGGCTCCTCTGTACAGACTCGGACTTGCCACCTTCAAGAGTGTGATAAGAGAT TTAAACAGGATGGTGGCTGGAGTCACTGGTCCCCATGGTCATCATGTTCTGTCACTTGTGGCACGGGCATCATCACTAGAATTCGTCTCTGCAACTCTCCAGTACCACAGCTGAATGGCAAACCTTGTGAGGGtgaagcaagagaaaacaaagcctgTCAGAAAGATCCTTGCCCAA TTAATGGCAATTGGGGACCATGGTCTCCATGGGATGCTTGCACAGTGACATGTGGAGGAGGACTTCAGAAACGTAGCCGTCTCTGCAATAATCCCGAGCCTCAGTATGGTGGGAAGACTTGTGTAGGTGAAGCTAGAGGGACTCAGGTCTGCAACAAACAGGACTGTCCGATTG ATGGGTGTCTGTCTAATCCCTGCTTTGCGGGGGCTACATGTACCAGCGCCCCTGATGGTTCCTGGAAGTGTGGTGCCTGTCCTGCTGGCTACCATGGTGATGGTATTCACTGCCAAGATATTGATGAG TGCAAAGAGGTTCCTGATGCCTGCTTTGTCTTCAATGGAGTGCACAGGTGTGAGAATACTGAACCTGGGTACAACTGTCTGCCTTGTCCACCACGTTTCACTGGAACACAGCCCTTTGGCCGCAGTGTTGAGGATGCCATGAGTAACAAACAG GTCTGCAAGCCACGTAACCCATGCACAGATGGAACACATGACTGCAACAAGAATGCCAAATGCAATTACCTTGGCCACTTCAGTGACCCCATGTATCGCTGTGAATGTAAACCAGGCTATGCTGGCAATGGTATAATCTGTGGAGAAGACACAGACTTAGATGGATGGCCAAATGAGAACCTGGTTTGTGTTGCCAATGCCACTTACCACTGTAAAAAA GATAACTGCCCTAATCTGCCTAACTCAGGGCAGGAAGACTATGATAAGGATGGGATTGGTGATGCCTGTGacaatgatgatgatgatgatggcaTTCCTGATGACCGg GACAACTGTCCATTCATCTACAACCCACAGCAGTATGACTACGACAGGGATGATGTTGGTGACCGCTGCGACAACTGTCCCTACAATCACAACCCTGATCAAACTGACACTGACAACAATGGAGAAGGAGATGCATGTGCAATAGATATTGATGGAGATG GGGTGCTTAATGAAAGGGACAACTGCCAATATGTCTACAATGTAGACCAGAGGGATACAGACTTGGATGGTGTTGGAGATCAGTGTGATAACTGTCCACTGGAACACAACCCTGACCAG GAAGACAGTGATTCTGATCGCATAGGTGATCAGTGTGACAACAACCAGGACATAGATGAAGATGGCCATCAAAATAACCTTGATAACTGCCCCTATGTGCCCAATGCCAATCAAGCTGACCATGATAAGGATGGAAAAGGTGATGCCTGTGACCATGATGATGACAATGATGGTATCCCTGATGACAAAGATAACTGCAGATTGGTTGCCAACCCAGATCAAGCTGATTCTGATG GTGATGGACGTGGAGATGCTTGCAAAGATGATTTTGACCAAGACAGTGTGCCAGACATTGATGATATCTGCCCTGAAAATGTGGAAATTAGTGAGACTGATTTCCGAAGATTTCAGATGATTCCCCTGGATCCCAAGGGAACATCCCAAAATGATCCAAACTGGGTTGTTCGTCACCAGGGTAAAGAACTGGTTCAGACAGTCAACTGTGACCCTGGCCTTGCAGTCG GTTTTGATGAATTCAATGCCGTGGACTTCAGTGGTACCTTCTTTATCAATACAGAAAGGGATGATGATTATGCTGGCTTTGTATTTGGCTACCAATCTAGCAGTCGTTTCTATGTTGTCATGTGGAAGCAGATCACCCAGTCTTACTGGGACTCCACACCAACCAAAGCTCAAGGATATTCAGGTCTCTCCATCAAAGTTGTGAATTCCACCACTGGTCCAGGAGAACACCTTCGTAATGCTCTGTGGCACACAGGAAACACTCCTGGCCAG